A genomic stretch from Arachis stenosperma cultivar V10309 chromosome 3, arast.V10309.gnm1.PFL2, whole genome shotgun sequence includes:
- the LOC130969926 gene encoding uncharacterized protein LOC130969926, which yields MADFLVEVTGEPTEETDTRWRLHVDGASNQTSGGAGIILESPVGVVYEQSIKFEFPVSNNQAEYEALIGGLTLATEVGATRLEVCSDSQVVTSQVNGSYQARDSLLQKYLEKVKDLSRKFEEVTIHHVPRERNTRADLLSKLASTKPGEGNRSLI from the coding sequence ATGGCGGATTTCCTGGTAGAAGTGACGGGAGAACCAACCGAAGAAACGGACACACGGTGGAGGCTCCATGTGGACGGGGCCTCCAACCAGACGTCCGGGGGCGCCGGGATCATCCTAGAGAGCCCGGTCGGGGTCGTGTACGAACAGTCGATCAAGTTTGAATTCCCCGTTTCGAACAACCAAGCGGAGTACGAAGCCCTTATAGGAGGCTTAACCCTAGCGACGGAGGTCGGGGCAACAAGGTTGGAGGTATGCAGCGATTCACAGGTCGTCACCTCCCAAGTAAacgggagctaccaagccaggGACTCGCTACTACAAAAGTACTTGGAGAAAGTCAAGGATTTGAGCCGAAAGTTTGAGGAAGTCACGATTCACCACGTTCCGAGAGAAAGGAATACACGGGCAGACCTCCTATCGAAATTGGCTAGCACAAAACCGGGAGAAGGCAACCGATCTCTAATCTAA